aaaaaaaagaaatctgttatggggcaaatactttttcacaccacagtgggtggatggatggatggatggatagagaggCAACAACTGGAATGCTTGCGTTCAGGGGTGTGTGGGAGGTGGGTTATTGAGAATTGATGTAAAGCAATTAGTGGTGTATGGAAATGGGTCATTCTTTGTGAGGAAAAAAGAAAGTTAAATTTTTTCTTCTGAACTACAGCAATAAAGTACAGCAATTTCCCTCATGAATTTCCTCTTCGGTTTCACATGAGAGACTTTCTTTACCACCTGAGTGGAATATCTGAAAAAGGTCAACAGTAGGAAGATGCATGTATTTTCCCATTGAGGAGGAAAAGAACACGATTtagttaaatcatttataaagcTCGGCCACGCAGGACTGCAGACGCTGCACTTCCCATCTGtgttgctttctttctctctcttgctctctcacaccTAGCTCTCCACTGTGATTTAATTTACtcagttaaaagaaaaaagaatcaagagatataagtaaataaactacCCAGAGATTTCCCTAATAAAAGTGTAAACCGTCCAGCTGCATGTGTTTTCTCATAGTCATTCAAGTTGTATGCTGTGTTTGCATTTGTTCAAATCAAGTTCACAGATGAAacagactaaaaaaaaacactttaaataatgtATCATATTTATCCTCATGATAAGAAATTTTTCTCCATACCTCGTGTATCTTGTCTACTTGTGTCTTGTCCGTTGCTCTGACTTCAGCTGATTCTTGTTTATTCTTAGGGTATAGCTGTCTGATTGCATAGTTTTGTTGTCTAATGCAGTGATTAGGATCAAGGGAGGAGGGCGCAGCACAGTTTGCTGGTTTTGCAGCACTGACATGGTAAATAAGCTGCTAAATGATGGGTGTAGTTTAGCAGCTTTAACTTTGCAGCTTTAATTCCACCTATAGATCCCGTGAATGcatatacatacatgcacaccATTTCTATTACCATTGCACATTTTTATTAGAGGTAAAACAGATAAGTAActctttaaaactttttataaGGGAGGATGTTCATAAATAAAAGTATACAGCACATTTTGTATCTTTTCATGATTAAGTGCCTGAGGAAGAAATGCACAGAATGACACTTTTACACCAATTAGAACTTTTATTTAAGGCCAAACTAAATTTAAATTCATTATGAAAAATAATTTTGTCTATAGTACTGTGTAATCAGTATGTATTGTAGGTCTAGGAACTACAGGTATTTTAGCAATCTTCGGGTAAGATGTCAACTGTGCATGACATCTTGCACATCTTTAAACAAGCaataggcatgtactaattcttttaattaatcatatgtGTATTTTGggagtaatgtgaaataaaccaatcagagagtcactttccattccctttaGAGCTAGGGGCACTCTGATTGCCTGTGAccatttactgccaagatagcaatgaacgcctgaAGATTAACATCTGCCTAGGTCCATTTCAGTCGGTGGAACaattgttttccattgccaagatagcaacatgccagaaatttccCTGAACacgcctcatttccagaccaccatgcccatctgcgtagatatattcacaagcaccattgctattttaacggcacaggcACAATGCAaggaaatagactgttggctgggtgtaagatagcaataagcatcgtgTGTATGATATCTCCCGTAGTGTGCATTGGAACTAGTTGCAGGTATTTCATAGCTAGAATTAAATCATTTCAATATAACACTGAAAATGCAAAGTAATTATCAAGTTCAGTAagaatttttttaatgtatcatTCAACAACATTATTACCTTGTATGAATGAAGCCGGCTTTTGAAATATTATACAAGTTTGTCCTGAGAGTGGGCTGCTAGCCAGACAAGAAATCTGGGAGAGCCGGATGTTATTGCAGAAGAAAGCAAATTACATGACGATGATTAGATAATAGCTTTATTCAATAGATAGAATTACAACAGCAGCTGGATGTTTAAGTTGATTAACATTAAATGCTGGAATCATGTTGAATGGGTGGACAGGCACATAAGTATTTCCAGTAAAAATGCACTTGAAATGTTATTGAATTTTCTTTAATGTAATTGGCTTAAAATTTCATAAGCTGTAAAAATCACAAACCACCTTCATCTCAAGCATTGAAACATGTAGGGTGTTAGACTGACCTTACTCGTAAAGAGATATCCTAAATCGTTTTTAAGCTGAGCAGCTTCCAAACCTCAGAAAACTCTCAGGGATTGAGGTCAACATAGAATCAATTCCTACAAGCAGATAAGAAGCCAGGGTTGATCCTCCTCAGAAGATGAGAAAATGATAAACCAAACCAATTGCCTCCTCATCCCCCCTCACCAGGAAAAGAAGATCTGCCAATCAATATTCTAACTATCCTTCTGgtcctctttctttctcagacACAAAGCCATCGTGAACCCCATGGACATCCAGACATCCAGCGCAGTGTTCTGGACCTGCCTGAAGGCCATCTCGATCTGGGTCATTTCCGTGCTGTTGGCCGTGCCTGAAGCTATCTTCTCCCAGGTGGTCCACATAACGGACAGAAATGTCACCTTCCCGGCCTGCATGCCCTACCCATTCTCCAATGAGATGCATCCCAAGATTCATTCCATCATGATCTTCCTGGTCTATTTCCTCATCCCCTTGGGCATCATCTCTGTGTACTACTACCACATCGCCAGAACGCTAATCAAAAGTGCTCACGACATGCCTGGTGAGGTCAGTGAGCACTCCAAACGCCAGGTAAGAGGCTTTTTAGGTTATTTGAACATACATATCTCTATGTGTGCTGTGAGTTGGGTTAAAAAATCTGGACTAgtgtcataaaaaaaacatgttggcaTGTGAATAACCTGCCAGAGGCCTAAAGAGGGGTTCTACATCAATTTAGTGGTTCTTCCAAtagcatttcagtttttatttctgttCCTGATGACCTAATCTTAGAATTTTAGTTACAATTTCGAAAACAAATTAACTGTTTTCCCCAAAgtatttttccagattttttccaGATGAGTTTAAGCACTATGTTAGttgacccatttctgaatattgatgccaAAGATAAATTCAGGGAGCAgcttattcatgttttttcttatttacttaatattttaaagtttaatattgatgtaacataaatgccacaacaatttcataacctatattttaacagtttgttcaatcaatcatattagaaataaatatatggaacttaaaacatttaattaaagtgtATTATTTGTTAAACTGGTGCACCTTTAAAAGTCACTAACCTAAATACTGTGCTGCGACACACGTCACTATGAGCTCTTTTGTGTAAAGAAGGTTATCAGCAATCACTTGTAATGTTAAGAATGTTCTTAAGTACCAGATTACAAAGTACCCCTCTTTCTCTGCAGAGCTACCTGTCCAGTTTTAGGGAACTAAAAAGCCTTCAAAAGCTTTTCTGTAATAAGTCTCAAGTGGCAGTATAATTTTACTACTTCTtaggtactgtatataaagagTACTTATTGGAATTATAAGAGCGTCTCTGAGTCTGAAGAGTTATTGCACTTTCACTATCATTATTGTGGAACATGTCTTGCAAAAATTCCACCCTGGAATAATTTGCTTCCTGCACATCGTTGGCTGATATGCTTGACAAATGTTAGATACATTAGCACTAGAATATTTTACACTAtacacaatcccctgacctaaacctgatcagcggaggtggtgatttgaggtggtttgggatgagctggagcttcacagtgtgaaggaagagcagcaactattgttcagcaccttcaggaactccttcaagacactgagaaaactattccaggtgactctccctcatgaagacactgagtttaaaataccaagagtgtgcagatctgtcctcaaagataaatgtggcgacttagaagaatctaaaatataaaacatattcaggtttatttaacactttttgttaacaTAATAATTTTACATGTGTTcctatatagctttaatgtctttacttttaaaaacacGAGATaaagcatcagccttagtattacggttaccggGTCGAAACGAGATAGAGAAATTGAAATGTGAGAagaataatgaccaacgagcttgacgggggtttaggcgtttagctgtacggagatattccAAGTTTTTATGATCTGTTagtacggtgaatggatgtgcagcaccttccagccagtgacgccaatCCTCTAGAGCAAGTTTGACAGCCAgtaactctctatcccctatcccatagttacgctcagctggtgacatttttcgtgagaagaaggctatgggatggagTTTAAGTGGTGAACCGCTGTGTTGTGAGAGAACTGCTCCCACGCCAGTATCTGAAGCGTCGACCTCGACTACAAAtggtagttcaggtttggggtgcatgagAATGGGGGCAGAAACGAAAGCAGTTTTTAGTTTGCGGAACGCtaagtcagcttcaggggaccactttaGGACCTTGGTGGCGTTCTTAGTGAGCGCAGTGagtggggcagctatactgctgaaaTTACGTATAAAACGTCTATAAATCCTaaatcctaagaaacgttgtaGGTCTTTGATGGACTGAGGAACGGGCCAGCTAGTTACGGCATTTTACTTTGGAGTCATCCATAAGGACTCCCTGGGAGCTAATAACAtcgccgagaaatgcgactctctggaGATGGAAGTCgcacttctcggctttagcataaagaTCGTTCTCCAGAAGTCTTTGGAGAACCGAGCGAACATGTTGCACGTGGGATTCAAGGTCGGGAGAGTAAATTaagatgtcgtctataaaaagggtgACGAATGTGCCAATCATGTCACGGAAAACGtcgttcataaacgactgaaacactgcgggggcgttagcgagaccataactcataactaaatattcatagtggccattagtgGTAGTAAATGCtgtcttccactcatccccctccctaATACGGATCAGATTGTATGCACTACGAAGATCGAGCTTGGTAAAATATGTGGCGTTACGCAGTTGTTCAAGAGCGCAAGGAATGAGGGGCAATGGGTACGCAAACTTCTTAGTAATGgcatttaagcctctgtaatcaatacagggtctcagtcccccgtcctttttcttaacaaagaaaaaacccGATCCGACTGGTGACTtggacgggcgaatgaaaccctgagctagagCTTCAGAAACGTAatcctccatagccttctcctcatcaagAGTGAGGGGATAAATTCTAGCTTTGGGTAGagaggcaccctccactaggtcaatagcacagtcataagAGCGATGAGGTGGTAACTTAGTGGCATTAACCTTGCTAAACACTTCCAAAAAATCAGAATACTCAGGGGGAATAACAGGGGAATCAGAAACTTCAGGGCTctccacagaagtggactgaatgataaggctgtctaaagctaaacagttcttgtgacagtgagaagaccaaaccgtgatatccccatcatGCCAGGAGACGGTGGGATCGTgggtcttgagccatggcatgcccaggatcacAGGGTGCTtggtgctgggaagcacgaaaagtggcagttcctcaaaatgaagagcgctggcttgtagggtgATGGGTAGCGTCTGCAGCGTGACTGGTTTGGAGCGCACAgtcttcccgtccacagcatgaatggataatggacgcagaagttctcgggtgggtacgccgtgctccttaaccaggtccagactgatgaagttcccttccgacccggaatctataagcgctgggacagagagcataccatcaggcaacaTAACATTTACGGGCAACGAGAAAcatttggaacaaaaaaattgtgttttgcttACCTACCACATTACGCTGGGaacgctgtcccagggctggagctttcacaggtcgggtcaggagaccacacttgAAATGACCGCCctcaccacaatagaggcacaaaCGAAGCCGGATCCGGCGCTGTCGCTcttctggagttagccgggttttctggatgtccatgggctcaggggcagacagcgcagctttctctgatgTGGGGGTGCGGGGTAGAGTCACAGGAGTGTGTAGAGTGCGAGAGCTGGTCTTGGGGCGgtgcgagagaagttgatccaaacgAATCGAAAGTGAGATGAGTTGATCCAAAGTtagcgaatcatctctgcaggctaactccctctgtatgtcagggttgagtccgcatctgaaTACGTTAAGCAAAGCTGCgttattccaaccactaccagctgcaagagtgcggaactccaaagcgtaggaagccaccggcttctgaccttgcttgagagccagcaaaagttctccattacaCTGTCCATAGCGAGAATGATCAAAAACCGAGCGAAAAATAGTCAAAAAATCAGTGTACCTAGCCCcttcctcccaaatagctgttgcccactcaagtgccttaccagaaagccgggagataataaaactgattttagcattatcggttgtgggcggtgaattactgaaaaacacggagcattgtaaaagaaaaccgctgcatttttccagatccccatcaaaaatctccggtttagagacagaaaaaccaggcacagaTGAAATAGAAAGTtgttgctgctgtgtagcttgttggctggctagctcagaaacagcttgggtcacaccagcgagcgtttgctggtgctgactgagtagcctcccctggttggctaaaccagatctaatagcctcagtatctgctatctgatcttgtacggccgcgtattctgtcatgatgagcacagaattgcagacacgtgcaaatactgataaaaatatatgtttattataaaaataaacagatgtaatacgtggttgatacagaaaacagttaatcaccagaaaccagagcaatgtagacaaaaccataccataaacgagagacagtccagagttcatacacgagagatccaatgtcagaggtaatccaagaggcagtagtgataAGATAGTCCAGGTAGTGGtgctacccttgaacctgaagcttcgaggcgtgtgttgaaaaaacgacacgcattggttcgaatcactgagccgatgcttgattcgttctacaaagatcacgtgaccaatgacgtccgaagcttcatttcggcacacaaccacgtgactgcttcagggaaagattcaaaagcggcaaatcctggcgcgcagttcgagggttgttagcggagatacagagagagagagatagagagagagagagagagagagagagagagagagagagagagagataggataagatatagatagataggataagatatagatagtagataataaaatattagaatggaactagtaagaaaaagaggccgttctgaagtttgggaacactttgaacttttgccatcaaataaggtagaaaattattatttagaaaatataaactttggaagaaaactatgccttttagacatatggcattttattagttctgtaagagtgtacaataattttatatatatatatatcctcatagttcaatgtgtgtactgtcatggcatacatccagtaaaagtgttgccttatgacaacatattttgaaataaccaactgaaccccagcactgtggaaaaaaaaatattcctaaataaaaactaaattacacatgtacataaccacgtccattaaatatgtgccccctgccccttacacaagcaccttcacctttatgagcatacatttctttcatcaaattcttccatatcccccatgcagcatatctacatgagccttgcctatggaaaaataggcaatggactagtgatacatgttacaaaccctgcttggaaagaagtgaataatagtgaataatataattttaaaatttggtatattaacagattaataacatggtgaagggaaaaaagcaacaatgtgaatgcaattagaattacaagtgtagtttctccagtgtgctctatcaaggtacattctaagtgtattatatattaattaaaaatatattacagttatgtcttttaatataatgcattaaattatccagacatcaaagtattcttccatttccttttttcagtttttatttaaacctcaaatgtcatgtaaatgcactggaacaggtttaaaaactgtaaaaagacaaaaaaaaacgcccctcgtcctttaaatacacaaagcactttcaggttttgcccaccaggtgccgctgatgtccactgtgttatgaagctccgagtaatgaaccttttttcgatacaattaggaaaaaggcttcagtgcttcagaaagcctcggtttgccatcactaagtccaggtaatacacaagcaatccagtatcagaggcaaaggcaataatcggcgtcgagaaaacaaaggcaaggtcatactcaagataaactgagacaagagatatagaacgctttgtaatgaggagaacctacaatacgcggcgtgggtgtttgtgtggagtgctcttttatagtgccagtaatcagtattcaggacttcctggaggaagcaggtgaggtgtcacgtgatcaggtgagtgtgtgatgtcagcgggtggtgcattctgggtaatgtagttgttgacctgagaacctccgttagagctgggtgtggaagggacagaggagctaacagcaccagacgtgacattaataaataattaataaataataaacactttaaatgagAGAATTTGTGTCCAAACTtctaactggtactgtatatcccTGCATAGTTAATAAATTACTTAAGGAGACTTTAAATATTTAGTATTCAAAATGGCCCACAATTGGTACCTAATCATTATAGTACTAATGCAGGTCATTACGTGGGGGAGTAactacactaataataataatcttcacTAATAAAAAAATCCTTGGCAATACATTTCCCTAAATATTTTCTCTAGACTTAAATGTTAAGGCCTTTTGCTTAGTTAACTTGATAAAAAGAGCCATTCAGACTTGTGAAAGTGTAATGAAGAATTGCTTTGCAACATAATAGTAAGCTAGTAAGCATTTAACTTTTAGTTAAAGAGCCTCTAAGCGTATAGATACTACAACGCCTGACTGATTAACTGCACTTGTGATCAGCTGCTAACCTTAGCTTGAAGGTGCTGGTTTTGGAGCGGGGTTTTCTTTCATGGAAAGCAGCATCTCAGTTCATGGTGATTTAAAACGAGCTTGATTGTAAATTGTGCCAGTGGTGTTCAGCAGCTTCATGTTTATAGCAGGCCTGTGTCTTAGTGATACATAGGCTGTTCCTGACCGTCTGAAGCAATTTCCTCTGTGCTGAGGGTCACAGTCTGGGTCTTATTCCAGACCTTTACAAAATGGCTACACCTCCCAATGCTGTTTTTCAATGAATTATATAAACGTCTGCAGTTTTTGTGAAATTGCTACAGGAGTATTAATCTCTGATCATCTTTCTCAGATTTATATTTGCCTGTTCTACAGTGTATTAATCAATACCATGAGTGCTCTTCAACAACCCATTTGTCAGCTGTTGTTTTAGCAAGTAAGGAAAACTATATGTAACCTTATAACATCATACGTCACACTGTAGAGACGCAGCAGGGAGAGAAATATTAAATAGAGAAactctttattgttttaaaaaaaggatcTACTTATTCCACATTCTTAATTTAGCTTTCATGTTAcagcttttttttctgtttttacttgGTGTTTTATACATTATTACACTTGTTTACATAATTGGGGGTTTTGAAAAGTTCATTACAgttatgataatgataatgaaggaaataaaatatttaaataaatattattatcattatgatactcattattagcattattgttgctgttaaaactGTCAGTTACAAAACATATTCAATAACCTATCAGTATTAATGCAACAGCATTTACAATAAAACTAACCTACAGGATTTTAGATCACTTCTAGTCTTTTAAGAAAGTATATGCAAACTTATTAATAACATCTGAAGTGAGCTGAGCTGCCAAGCACTATGAAAATACTTAATAAGgcaattaaaataatgttttaatttaattagcttTTTGGGAGCTACTTGTGCATGGAATTCTTATTAAATATTACTTATTTTCTGCCTAGGTGTGCAATGGCACTGCAGGACGGCACAAACTGAGCTGATTAAGGTGTACCAGATAAGATGCAAAACCATAACAAGATGCAATTCATAAAGTTGAATTGCATTTCATTAATACCTAGGGTTCATTTGACAGaaatgtactttttatttttttggtaacaaGTTGATAGGCTAAAAAACACCCTACCAATTATGATGCCCACCTTTTCCTCTCAGTTCAATCaattatttgtaaaatgtgtCTGTTGTAACTTAAATTAAACTCCAGGAACCAGAAGAGCACTCAAATGTTGATCCAGTGTCTAATTTGGTACTTTGTCTGTTTGCTTTTTTCTCCGCCCCTTCCAAAGATGGAGACACGGAAACGGCTAGCTAAGATCGTCCTGGTGTTCGTGGGCCTGTTTGCGCTGTGCTGGTTCCCCAACCATGTGCTGTATATGTACCGGTCCTTCCACTACCGACAGATCGACACTTCACTTCTGCACCTCATTATCACGCTTCTGGCTCGCGTGCTCAGCTTCTCCAGCTCCTGTGTGAACCCCTTTGCCCTCTACCTGCTGAGTGAGAGCTTCCGCCGACACTTTAACAGCCAGCTGATGTGCCGGCGGCGTCAGTACCAGGAGCGCAGCTCCAGCTACCTCCAGAGCACCTCGGCCATCCGCATGACCTCCATCAAGAAGAGCAACCCTGCTGTAGCCAACGGCCAAGGTCTCAAACCTGCGGTTTACATCTAGTTACGGGTCCAGAGATGATTGGAAAATTGGTTGGTAATGAAGAGCATTTTGAGAGACTATATCTAGTCAAGGACTAAATAATACATCCTACTCACCAGCTTTAACAGTCTTTAAGCAGTAGActgaaaatctaatttaca
This genomic interval from Astyanax mexicanus isolate ESR-SI-001 chromosome 1, AstMex3_surface, whole genome shotgun sequence contains the following:
- the nmbr gene encoding neuromedin-B receptor, with the translated sequence MDDTLNASFSNGTPDYSNFTDEGVSDGRETIHFIIRYVIPSVYILIITVGLLGNITLVKIFITTSAMRSVPNIFISSLAVGDLLLLVTCVPVDAFRYFFEEWIFGTVACKLIPVIQLTSVGVSVFTLTALSADRHKAIVNPMDIQTSSAVFWTCLKAISIWVISVLLAVPEAIFSQVVHITDRNVTFPACMPYPFSNEMHPKIHSIMIFLVYFLIPLGIISVYYYHIARTLIKSAHDMPGEVSEHSKRQMETRKRLAKIVLVFVGLFALCWFPNHVLYMYRSFHYRQIDTSLLHLIITLLARVLSFSSSCVNPFALYLLSESFRRHFNSQLMCRRRQYQERSSSYLQSTSAIRMTSIKKSNPAVANGQGLKPAVYI